A single genomic interval of Nostoc commune NIES-4072 harbors:
- a CDS encoding anthranilate synthase component I: protein MIKAWYWRSLPLEKRTGSEVFAALFHSTSAPKIATLLESPYPTPIDHPQLCRYSICAGAPRLVDGIPQMWTPEVGEVFPFLENLLQQGVGRDEGDEGDEVVFSPPSLRASPPPHLPFTGGWLGWLGYDVAWEIEQLPYHKIDPLPFPIAFWYEPDCFAVLDHAQQILWLAVSDASKFDEFQHKLENRKGELRNKVEFSSPSPSPPQFLTSQADYETAVNQAKKYIQAGDIFQTNLSLRFQASTSASGWEIYQALQKINPSPFASYWQTPWGEVISCSPERLVMLQNRQAETRPIAGTRSRGVTPEQDMQLAQDLLSNTKERAEHIMLVDLERNDLGRVCEWGTVTVDELLTIERYSHVMHLVSNIKGTLKGEYTPIDLIRATFPGGTITGCPKVRCMEIIEELEPVRRSLFYGSCGYLDWRGHLDLNILIRTLLLAPVSQEAGEVGEVGGVNSSLFPHLRHIPQHSALNIVWGQVGAGIVADSDPEKEWYESLHKAQAQLAALKMLNNQ, encoded by the coding sequence ATGATTAAGGCTTGGTATTGGCGATCGCTACCCTTAGAAAAGCGCACAGGTTCGGAAGTTTTTGCTGCTCTTTTTCACTCCACCTCCGCACCGAAAATTGCTACCCTACTGGAAAGTCCTTACCCAACGCCAATCGATCATCCCCAACTGTGCCGATATTCTATCTGTGCAGGCGCTCCTCGCCTAGTTGATGGCATCCCCCAGATGTGGACACCAGAAGTAGGAGAAGTTTTTCCCTTCTTAGAAAACTTATTACAGCAAGGGGTAGGAAGAGATGAGGGGGATGAGGGGGATGAGGTAGTATTTTCTCCTCCATCTTTGCGTGCTTCCCCACCTCCCCATCTCCCCTTCACGGGCGGTTGGTTAGGTTGGCTAGGCTATGATGTAGCATGGGAAATTGAACAGTTACCATATCATAAAATTGATCCCCTACCATTTCCTATAGCGTTTTGGTATGAACCAGATTGTTTTGCCGTTTTAGATCACGCGCAACAAATTCTTTGGCTAGCCGTTAGTGATGCAAGTAAATTCGATGAGTTCCAGCACAAATTAGAGAACAGAAAAGGGGAGTTAAGGAACAAAGTAGAATTTTCTTCCCCATCTCCCTCGCCCCCTCAGTTTTTGACATCGCAAGCAGATTATGAAACAGCTGTAAACCAGGCGAAAAAATATATTCAAGCTGGAGACATCTTTCAGACAAATCTTTCATTGCGATTTCAAGCCTCTACATCGGCTTCTGGTTGGGAAATTTACCAAGCCTTGCAAAAAATCAATCCTTCGCCTTTTGCCAGCTATTGGCAAACGCCTTGGGGAGAAGTGATCAGTTGTTCGCCGGAACGGTTAGTAATGTTGCAAAATCGGCAAGCCGAAACCAGACCGATCGCTGGGACGCGATCGCGCGGTGTCACTCCAGAACAAGATATGCAACTGGCACAAGATTTACTCAGCAACACCAAAGAACGTGCAGAACACATCATGCTGGTAGATTTAGAACGCAATGATTTAGGGCGAGTTTGTGAATGGGGAACGGTTACTGTTGATGAATTGCTGACAATTGAGCGATATAGCCATGTGATGCATCTTGTCAGCAACATCAAAGGTACTTTAAAAGGCGAATACACTCCTATTGATTTGATCCGCGCCACGTTTCCAGGTGGCACAATCACAGGTTGTCCCAAAGTCCGTTGCATGGAAATTATCGAAGAACTAGAACCCGTGCGGCGCAGCTTGTTCTACGGTTCTTGCGGTTATTTAGATTGGCGTGGTCATTTAGATTTAAATATCTTAATCCGCACCCTGCTACTAGCTCCCGTGTCTCAAGAAGCAGGGGAGGTAGGGGAGGTAGGGGGAGTAAATTCTTCTTTATTTCCGCACTTAAGACACATCCCCCAGCACTCAGCACTCAACATTGTCTGGGGACAAGTTGGCGCGGGAATTGTTGCAGACAGCGATCCTGAGAAAGAATGGTATGAATCTCTGCACAAAGCCCAGGCACAACTGGCAGCCCTGAAAATGCTAAATAATCAATAG
- the proC gene encoding pyrroline-5-carboxylate reductase, whose product MTIKFGLIGGGVMGEALLSRLIARGIYDSSEVIVSEPLSSRLDFLKQQYNVAVTTDNSQVFAQVREVVFLAVKPQVFSAIAQELTDIDLLNKEHSPLIISILAGVPLSQLEAAFVQLPVIRAMPNTPATVGAGITAICSGAYTNAKHHQIAQQVFSAVGEVVEVSEGLMDAVTGLSGSGPAYVALLVEALADGGVSAGLPRAIANQLALQTVLGTAKLLHETKMHPAELKDRVTSPGGTTIAGIAKLEQAGFRSALIEAVKAATERSQELGK is encoded by the coding sequence ATGACTATAAAATTTGGTTTAATTGGTGGTGGGGTAATGGGAGAAGCGCTCTTATCCCGCCTTATTGCGCGTGGAATTTATGACTCATCAGAAGTTATAGTTAGCGAACCGCTATCTTCACGCCTAGATTTTTTAAAACAGCAATACAATGTTGCTGTAACTACAGATAATAGCCAAGTTTTCGCTCAAGTCAGAGAAGTTGTCTTTTTGGCAGTAAAACCGCAGGTGTTCAGCGCGATCGCTCAAGAATTAACAGATATTGATCTTCTTAATAAAGAACACTCACCTCTAATCATTTCCATATTAGCAGGTGTGCCTTTGAGTCAGCTAGAAGCTGCATTTGTACAATTGCCTGTTATTAGAGCAATGCCTAACACCCCAGCAACAGTGGGAGCAGGAATTACCGCCATTTGTTCGGGTGCATACACCAATGCCAAACACCACCAAATAGCACAGCAAGTTTTTTCTGCTGTGGGAGAAGTCGTAGAAGTCTCAGAAGGGCTGATGGATGCAGTCACAGGGCTATCTGGTAGCGGCCCGGCTTACGTGGCGCTACTAGTAGAAGCACTTGCAGATGGCGGAGTATCCGCAGGTTTACCTAGAGCAATTGCGAATCAACTAGCCTTGCAAACTGTACTAGGAACAGCGAAACTGTTACATGAAACCAAAATGCACCCAGCAGAACTCAAAGATCGGGTTACTAGTCCCGGTGGTACAACCATTGCGGGAATTGCCAAGCTAGAACAGGCAGGATTTCGTTCAGCTTTAATAGAAGCAGTCAAAGCTGCCACAGAGCGATCGCAAGAACTGGGAAAATGA
- a CDS encoding energy-coupling factor transporter transmembrane component T family protein, whose protein sequence is MDLLRSLPLGLYLEQPQTWLHKIDPRVKFAWLMSFLTSYVLANNFWRVLLVVILILATLIARIPRRVWQQQMGWLLMLSFFILAIGAISPDAMGVDYQPRLPPNEQILTQPVNPKNIVQEPASNSKYSYVLFHKGPVKVTRRSLDLAVRLSTIIFTVIYSTNLYLLTTAPEEITSGIESLMQPLRRFKWPVTEIALTLTLSLRFIPLVLEEVQNLFRSVMTRAINWKKLGLKGGFKVWMTVAERLLENLLLRADQMANAMMVRGFTSPNEHRVQWHDLRFKGRDWLAIATLILFWGIRLAIGTQV, encoded by the coding sequence ATGGATTTATTACGATCGCTGCCACTTGGACTTTATTTAGAACAACCCCAAACTTGGTTGCATAAAATCGATCCGCGAGTCAAGTTCGCCTGGTTGATGAGCTTTTTAACAAGCTATGTTTTAGCTAACAACTTTTGGCGGGTGCTGCTGGTAGTAATATTGATTCTTGCCACCTTAATTGCTAGAATTCCCCGCCGAGTATGGCAGCAGCAAATGGGTTGGCTATTAATGCTATCATTTTTTATCTTAGCGATCGGAGCTATCAGTCCTGATGCAATGGGTGTAGATTATCAGCCACGCCTCCCACCTAATGAACAAATATTAACCCAGCCAGTAAATCCTAAAAATATTGTTCAAGAACCAGCAAGTAATAGCAAATACAGCTATGTGCTATTTCACAAAGGCCCAGTCAAAGTAACTCGCCGCTCCTTGGATTTGGCTGTACGTCTGAGTACAATTATATTTACCGTAATTTACAGCACCAACCTGTATCTGCTGACAACCGCACCAGAAGAAATCACATCTGGCATAGAAAGCCTAATGCAACCCCTGAGACGCTTCAAGTGGCCTGTCACCGAAATTGCTTTAACTTTAACCTTATCCTTGCGCTTTATCCCTTTGGTTTTAGAAGAAGTGCAAAACTTATTTCGCTCCGTGATGACAAGGGCAATTAATTGGAAAAAGCTAGGATTGAAAGGAGGATTCAAAGTTTGGATGACAGTCGCAGAGAGACTGTTAGAAAATCTGCTCTTACGAGCCGATCAAATGGCGAATGCAATGATGGTGCGGGGTTTTACCAGTCCCAACGAGCATCGAGTGCAGTGGCATGATTTACGATTTAAAGGGCGTGACTGGCTGGCGATCGCAACTTTAATTTTATTCTGGGGAATACGGCTAGCTATAGGAACTCAGGTCTAA
- a CDS encoding cell division protein SepF → MNNIFSKLRDFVGLNEQVEYEYYEEEPETDSNYQNLYQQENPQPAAPQENPAAQNRRWREPVPTMGDDITAGSKPMGNVIGMPGAINGISEVLVLEPRTFEEMPQAIQALRERKSVVLNLTIMDPDQAQRAVDFVAGGTYALDGHQERIGESIFLFTPSCVQVSTQGGVLHEVPQPPARPSRPTGTPNQTWGNETNRMAQ, encoded by the coding sequence ATGAACAATATATTTTCCAAACTCAGAGACTTTGTGGGTCTAAATGAGCAAGTTGAATACGAGTATTACGAAGAAGAACCAGAAACAGATAGTAATTACCAAAATCTGTATCAGCAAGAAAATCCCCAACCAGCAGCACCACAGGAAAACCCAGCCGCCCAAAATCGACGCTGGCGGGAACCAGTGCCTACAATGGGAGATGATATAACAGCAGGTTCAAAGCCAATGGGGAATGTGATTGGTATGCCAGGAGCAATTAACGGAATTTCGGAAGTTTTAGTACTCGAACCACGCACCTTTGAAGAAATGCCCCAGGCAATTCAAGCGTTGCGAGAACGCAAGTCAGTGGTATTAAATCTGACAATCATGGACCCAGACCAAGCTCAACGAGCAGTAGATTTTGTTGCAGGTGGTACTTACGCACTAGATGGACATCAAGAGCGCATCGGTGAGAGCATCTTCTTGTTTACGCCAAGTTGTGTCCAAGTTAGCACCCAAGGTGGCGTTCTTCATGAAGTACCACAACCGCCAGCACGCCCTTCTCGTCCTACAGGAACTCCAAATCAAACCTGGGGCAACGAAACTAACCGGATGGCACAATAA
- the der gene encoding ribosome biogenesis GTPase Der: protein MALPIVAIIGRPNVGKSTLVNRLAGEQTAIVHDEPGVTRDRTYLPAFWNGREFLVVDTGGLVFNDDTEFLPLIRQQAMTALAEACGAIFVVDGQTGPTSADLEIAEWMRQQTVPVLLAVNKCESPEQGLMQAAEFWELGLGEPYPISAIHGSGTGELLDELVNHIPAIEDIPETNEIKVAIVGRPNVGKSSLLNAFVGEERAIVSPISGTTRDAIDTVIEREGQTYRLIDTAGIRKKKHIEYGTEFFSINRAFKAIRRADVVLLVIDAVDGVTEQDQKLAGRIIEEGRACIIVVNKWDAVEKDSYTIYDYEKTLQSRLHFTEWAETIFVSALSGQRVEKILELVKTAAESHKRRVSTSVINEVLTDAVSWHSPPASRGGRQGKIYYGTQVSSQPPTIALFVNDSKRFNDNYRRYIERQFRQQLGFKGTPIILLWRSKKVRDAEIGNVNRATRVKIS from the coding sequence ATGGCACTGCCAATTGTTGCAATTATCGGACGCCCAAATGTGGGCAAATCCACCCTGGTTAATCGACTCGCCGGGGAACAAACGGCGATTGTCCATGATGAACCGGGAGTGACACGCGATCGCACTTATCTACCAGCTTTCTGGAATGGTCGTGAATTTTTAGTGGTAGACACTGGTGGTTTAGTTTTTAATGATGATACCGAATTTTTACCACTGATTCGCCAACAAGCAATGACAGCCCTTGCAGAAGCGTGTGGCGCTATTTTTGTTGTAGATGGTCAAACAGGCCCCACCTCGGCAGATTTAGAAATTGCCGAATGGATGCGCCAACAAACTGTACCTGTGCTACTAGCTGTAAATAAATGTGAATCTCCAGAACAAGGCTTAATGCAAGCTGCCGAGTTTTGGGAATTGGGACTGGGCGAACCTTATCCCATATCCGCGATTCATGGCAGTGGCACAGGAGAATTACTCGACGAGTTAGTTAACCACATCCCTGCTATTGAAGACATCCCAGAAACTAATGAAATCAAAGTAGCAATTGTGGGACGTCCGAATGTGGGCAAATCGAGCTTACTCAATGCTTTTGTTGGGGAAGAAAGGGCAATTGTCAGCCCGATTTCCGGTACTACCCGCGATGCTATTGATACCGTCATTGAACGAGAGGGGCAAACCTACCGTTTGATTGATACCGCCGGCATTCGTAAAAAGAAACACATCGAATACGGCACGGAATTTTTTAGTATTAACCGTGCTTTCAAAGCGATTCGCCGTGCTGACGTGGTTTTATTAGTAATAGATGCCGTTGATGGAGTCACTGAGCAAGACCAAAAATTAGCTGGGCGGATTATCGAAGAAGGTCGAGCTTGCATCATCGTCGTTAATAAGTGGGATGCTGTCGAAAAAGACTCTTACACAATCTACGACTACGAAAAAACTCTGCAATCACGGTTACATTTTACTGAATGGGCAGAAACAATTTTTGTGAGTGCCTTGTCAGGACAACGGGTAGAGAAGATTCTCGAATTGGTGAAAACTGCGGCTGAATCACACAAACGCCGTGTTAGCACATCAGTAATTAACGAAGTCTTAACAGACGCTGTTAGCTGGCATTCACCGCCAGCATCCCGTGGTGGGCGTCAGGGCAAGATTTATTATGGTACACAAGTAAGTAGCCAACCACCAACGATCGCACTATTTGTCAATGATTCCAAACGCTTCAACGACAACTACCGCCGCTACATTGAACGCCAATTCCGGCAACAGCTAGGATTTAAAGGCACACCAATTATTTTGCTGTGGCGGAGCAAAAAAGTTCGTGATGCCGAAATTGGTAATGTTAATCGAGCAACTCGCGTCAAAATAAGTTAG
- the pipX gene encoding transcriptional coactivator PipX: MNPENAETYINHPTWGLLYKICMVDENQDLFTTLYAQRLFFLVANDVKGVKFQSLGRTEARMMLENRLRTLRRSGQSQEYDQLQSVFQRTFQ; this comes from the coding sequence ATGAATCCAGAAAACGCAGAAACTTACATAAACCATCCAACTTGGGGTTTACTTTACAAAATCTGTATGGTTGATGAAAACCAGGATTTGTTCACCACACTTTATGCCCAGCGCTTGTTTTTTTTGGTTGCAAATGATGTTAAAGGTGTTAAATTCCAGTCTCTAGGACGTACTGAGGCGAGAATGATGTTGGAAAATCGCTTACGTACTCTGCGGCGCAGTGGACAATCTCAGGAGTACGATCAGCTTCAGAGTGTTTTCCAACGCACCTTCCAATGA
- a CDS encoding YggS family pyridoxal phosphate-dependent enzyme — MNSSISERIVSIRSSLPTSVKLIAVSKQVPAQAIRSAYSAGIRDFAESRIQEAASKQAELQDLPDITWHFIGHLQSNKAKKALEQFSWIHSVDNLKLAQRLDQLAQQLGVSPQVCLQVKILPDPNKSGWSVPELLADLPTLDQYKNLQIQGLMTIPPSGLNDPEILHVFNLNRELAKTIQEQNWSHIKMQHLSMGMSGDYELAVQAGATMVRLGTILFGDRS; from the coding sequence ATGAACAGTTCGATTTCCGAACGTATTGTTTCCATTCGCTCCTCTCTGCCAACTTCAGTCAAATTGATTGCTGTTAGCAAGCAAGTTCCTGCCCAGGCCATTCGGTCTGCATACTCCGCAGGAATTCGTGATTTTGCGGAGAGTCGTATCCAAGAAGCCGCCAGCAAACAAGCCGAGTTGCAAGACTTACCGGATATTACCTGGCACTTTATTGGACATTTGCAAAGCAATAAAGCCAAAAAAGCCCTTGAACAATTCTCTTGGATTCACTCCGTCGATAATTTGAAGCTGGCACAGCGTTTAGATCAATTGGCACAACAGCTAGGAGTGAGTCCTCAGGTTTGCCTGCAAGTGAAAATTCTCCCCGATCCCAACAAGTCTGGTTGGAGTGTGCCAGAACTTTTGGCTGATTTACCCACACTCGATCAATACAAAAATTTACAAATTCAAGGTTTGATGACAATCCCACCTTCAGGATTAAATGATCCGGAAATTTTGCATGTATTTAATCTCAATCGTGAGCTAGCAAAGACAATCCAGGAGCAGAACTGGTCGCACATTAAAATGCAACACTTGTCTATGGGTATGTCAGGCGACTACGAACTGGCAGTGCAAGCAGGCGCAACGATGGTACGATTAGGAACAATATTGTTTGGCGATCGCTCTTAG
- a CDS encoding caspase family protein encodes MTRNLYALLIGIDNYPDLNHHLQGCVNDITAIEEYLNERFDQKEYQLHLQTLKDHQATRQAVIDGFRKHLRQAGQDDIVLFYYSGHGSQELAPKEFWHLEPDHLDETLVCYDSRTEGGWDLADKELAKLIAEVAEKDPHITIIMDCCHSGSGTKDPLQERGIRRLPTDKRERPLDSFIFSLADLTQLSDSRDPEKHPTGWKIPKGRHVLLAACRDYQTAKEYYGGDKHRGSFSYFLMDTLAKANGKLTYRDLFGRTNAIIRSKITAQSPQMEVNNPEDENKFFLDGAIAERYPYFIVKNDPNYSWVIDGGAVHGVQPPKDGETTLLALFSFDANIQDLRDPTKSVGTAKLTRVLPTQSQVDIKDVPNLTADGTSFKAVITSLPLPPLGVHIEGDEGGVTLARQALATAGLDGKVSPYVREEKEVGKAEFRLLCRHQQYLISRPTDDRPLVAQIDGYSPDNAKQAIKRLEHISRWTTIAELSNPATKIIANDVEMKLIFENEESSQLQQMRLQYTYRDGKWQNPEFKLKLTNKSQNPLYFGLVNLSDSFAISAPFFEAGSIRLQPGEEVLALDGENLILEVPDELWSQGITEYKDIIKLIVSNEEFDAKLLTQNKLDAPRPPATRDLESANQSSLDRLMNRTQNREIKAKSAAKYDDWFAQEITITTIRPLDSTPVSQTEQKLLGVGVKLQVHPSLVANARLTTTPQVSRDLGNQILPPILREDAEVTRPFQFTSSRGTDPGLSVLELNEIQDYTVVTPDAPLKLLVDAPLADNEYLLAVGYDGEFFLPLGRGKKTQDSKIEIEIERLTAPVSQGERSLQGSIRIFFEKVISRHFGREFKYPILAVAEVGDDRKVTYKRDVIDVQQRVAKAQRIALYLHGIIGDTESLISSINQPVLQPDGQKLSISKLYDVVLTFDYENLNTSIKENAENLKRRLTEVGLGANHGKELHIIAHSMGGLVSRWFIEREGGNKVVQHLIMLGTPNAGSPWPVVEDWVKLTLGIGLNRLSTVAWPVTVLTGLMGILEKNIRVALAELNPNSDFLKSLAASEDPDIPYSIIAGNTSIIPAALEQQLEKKSSVLERLQRSLFNKVVNLPFFGVPNDIAVTVDSIENIPKGRSLAPFIQQVACDHLSYFSIELPEVGLDALITAIVAQQKK; translated from the coding sequence ATGACTCGTAACTTATATGCTTTGCTTATTGGTATTGACAATTATCCTGATTTAAATCATCACCTCCAAGGTTGTGTAAACGACATTACAGCAATAGAAGAGTATCTTAACGAACGATTTGATCAAAAAGAATACCAATTACATTTACAAACGCTTAAAGATCACCAGGCAACCCGTCAGGCAGTCATTGATGGTTTCCGCAAGCATCTTCGTCAAGCTGGGCAAGATGATATAGTTTTGTTTTACTACAGTGGTCACGGTTCTCAGGAGTTGGCACCAAAAGAATTTTGGCACTTAGAACCCGACCATCTAGATGAAACTTTAGTTTGTTATGACAGTCGTACTGAAGGCGGCTGGGATTTGGCAGATAAAGAATTAGCAAAACTTATTGCCGAAGTAGCAGAAAAAGACCCGCACATTACCATTATTATGGATTGCTGCCACTCTGGTTCCGGCACCAAAGACCCATTGCAAGAGAGAGGAATACGTCGCTTACCTACAGACAAGCGAGAACGCCCACTGGATAGTTTTATTTTTTCGCTCGCCGACTTAACGCAACTTTCAGATTCCCGTGACCCGGAAAAACACCCCACTGGCTGGAAAATACCGAAAGGTCGTCATGTACTTCTAGCAGCTTGTCGAGACTACCAAACAGCGAAGGAATACTACGGCGGTGACAAACATCGAGGTAGTTTCTCTTATTTTTTGATGGATACACTTGCTAAAGCCAATGGCAAATTGACTTATCGAGATTTGTTTGGGCGGACAAATGCGATCATCCGCAGTAAAATTACAGCCCAGTCTCCTCAGATGGAAGTGAATAATCCTGAGGATGAAAACAAATTTTTCCTTGATGGAGCGATCGCAGAACGTTACCCCTACTTTATTGTTAAAAATGACCCAAACTATAGCTGGGTAATTGATGGTGGTGCTGTTCACGGAGTGCAACCACCCAAAGACGGCGAAACCACTTTACTAGCACTATTTTCCTTTGATGCCAATATCCAAGACCTGCGTGACCCAACAAAGTCTGTGGGTACAGCAAAACTGACTAGGGTGCTACCAACGCAGAGTCAGGTAGATATCAAAGATGTGCCAAACCTAACTGCTGATGGTACTTCTTTTAAAGCAGTTATTACCAGCCTACCGCTACCACCTTTAGGCGTTCACATTGAGGGAGATGAAGGCGGTGTAACTCTCGCACGCCAAGCACTAGCAACAGCTGGACTTGATGGTAAAGTTTCACCCTATGTGCGCGAGGAGAAAGAAGTAGGTAAAGCCGAGTTTCGCCTACTTTGTCGTCATCAACAGTATTTAATTTCCCGACCGACAGATGACCGACCTTTAGTGGCTCAAATTGATGGCTATAGTCCAGATAATGCAAAACAGGCAATTAAACGTTTAGAACATATTTCCCGTTGGACAACAATTGCGGAACTCTCAAATCCAGCAACTAAGATTATAGCCAATGATGTAGAGATGAAACTCATCTTTGAAAATGAAGAATCATCTCAATTGCAGCAGATGCGTTTGCAGTACACCTATAGGGATGGTAAGTGGCAAAATCCAGAATTTAAACTGAAACTCACCAATAAAAGTCAGAATCCACTTTACTTTGGCTTAGTCAACCTTTCAGACAGTTTCGCGATTAGCGCCCCATTTTTTGAAGCAGGTAGCATTAGGCTACAACCAGGAGAAGAAGTACTGGCTTTAGACGGCGAAAACTTGATACTCGAAGTCCCAGACGAGTTGTGGTCACAGGGGATTACTGAGTACAAAGACATAATTAAATTGATTGTCAGTAACGAGGAATTTGATGCTAAATTGCTGACTCAAAATAAACTTGATGCTCCTCGTCCACCTGCCACAAGAGATTTAGAATCTGCAAATCAAAGTAGCCTTGACCGTTTGATGAATCGAACTCAAAATCGTGAAATCAAAGCCAAAAGTGCAGCAAAGTATGACGATTGGTTTGCACAGGAAATTACCATTACCACTATACGTCCCTTAGACTCTACCCCAGTTTCTCAGACAGAACAAAAATTATTAGGAGTAGGGGTGAAATTACAGGTGCATCCTAGCTTGGTGGCAAATGCTCGCCTAACTACCACACCGCAAGTCAGCCGAGATTTAGGAAATCAAATTTTGCCCCCTATCCTGCGGGAAGATGCAGAAGTTACTCGACCTTTCCAATTTACTAGCAGTCGAGGTACTGACCCTGGATTAAGTGTATTGGAATTGAACGAGATTCAAGATTACACAGTTGTCACCCCAGATGCACCTTTGAAGTTATTAGTAGATGCACCGTTAGCAGACAATGAATATCTTCTTGCTGTTGGCTATGATGGGGAATTTTTCTTGCCTTTAGGTCGCGGTAAAAAAACTCAAGATAGCAAAATAGAAATTGAGATAGAACGATTAACAGCTCCAGTTAGTCAGGGAGAACGTAGCCTGCAAGGGTCTATTCGCATCTTCTTTGAAAAAGTAATCAGTCGCCATTTTGGACGGGAATTTAAATATCCCATTTTAGCAGTGGCTGAGGTGGGAGATGATCGTAAAGTAACTTATAAACGCGATGTGATTGATGTTCAGCAGCGAGTCGCAAAAGCACAAAGAATTGCCCTCTATCTACACGGTATTATTGGCGATACCGAAAGTTTAATTAGTAGCATTAATCAACCAGTATTGCAACCAGATGGGCAAAAGCTTTCTATCAGCAAACTTTACGATGTAGTTCTTACCTTTGACTACGAAAACCTGAATACTTCAATTAAAGAGAATGCTGAAAATTTGAAACGGCGACTAACAGAAGTGGGTTTAGGAGCAAACCACGGTAAAGAACTGCACATTATTGCTCATTCAATGGGAGGTTTAGTTTCTCGTTGGTTTATTGAACGAGAAGGAGGTAATAAAGTTGTCCAACATTTAATTATGTTAGGTACACCAAATGCCGGTTCTCCTTGGCCAGTTGTTGAAGATTGGGTAAAACTCACTTTGGGTATTGGACTCAACAGACTTTCTACAGTTGCTTGGCCTGTAACAGTGCTGACAGGTTTGATGGGAATTCTGGAAAAAAATATTAGAGTAGCTCTAGCTGAGTTAAACCCAAACTCTGATTTTCTCAAATCTTTGGCAGCAAGTGAAGATCCTGACATTCCCTACTCAATTATCGCTGGCAATACGTCTATTATTCCGGCAGCATTGGAGCAACAGCTAGAGAAAAAATCTAGCGTTTTAGAACGGTTACAGCGAAGTTTATTTAACAAAGTTGTAAATTTACCTTTCTTTGGTGTACCAAATGATATTGCAGTCACTGTAGATAGTATTGAGAATATTCCCAAAGGGCGATCGCTTGCACCCTTTATTCAACAAGTAGCTTGCGACCACTTAAGTTACTTCAGCATCGAATTACCAGAAGTCGGCTTAGACGCTTTGATTACAGCGATCGTCGCCCAACAGAAAAAGTAG